The proteins below are encoded in one region of Paralysiella testudinis:
- a CDS encoding calcium-binding protein produces MGAGSGEGQLAQIAELVRKLVPGSQDGNGSVPFTYNNQAKIYWLLNHPSSTFVADYKAATGKDLPTDLAAIGDVEVRYHLKTLVGETVDLLGSNGSDAISNLAAGTKLGQKYGDLLYGGGGDDVLNGGGGNDTLNGGSGADKLYGGAGFDTYIADKDDEITDSDGNGAVQLDGLILTGGEQKNPDDLRLYVNKDHETEYVWDETAGTLTINNGLVINDFKNGDLGIKLEPMKGQDIAFVVDTTGSMADDIAAVKAQAGAIVNMIFDPERGMVNSRIGVVGYNDPGVHAVLKFTDQSSINARKGAALAAINSLRANGGGDWEEMVYSGLLRALDGGIGQWREEATARRIFLFGDAPGKDTDLKGKVAQLAGALNLSVRSAVSDVLSDKVGRISFELSNVDGTAEKPPLKIEIFTILIGGDQTTAVQFDELAHLTGGQSLQANGASDIAQVLFDALQAGTVGDDVIKGNEYGNTFDGGAGNDVIWGMGGDDHLTGGAGNDVLYGGNGNDHYYFASGFGRDVINDESGEYDRIVFTGGILAEHVAVGRDGTAVILTVGSDVIVMQNFFDANGAVGAGAIEEIVFANGSKWLWDDILARASAKPTNGNDVLYAMPGVTLNGLNGNDILYGSSGGDILIGGQGHDRLYAGAGDDVLYGTMGNNILVGGAGSDRLWGGQDNDTFIFAKGHGQDWVYAGGTLFSGYHDRMVLEDVNLHEISFRREGTDLILFGYHEGDQITVNDFFGSIHSNVETFAFADQTLSSDQLRQLPMMQYGSDENNYLKAYQDNIALFGFAGDDVLIGRWGNEMLIGGKGNDCLEGSLGDDLYVFAKGDGQDRIYDSGGDDTLRLSDLTVNDLWFSRKGLDLEVSVIGSDDKITIENQFLWFFGHPNQVDNIRLDNGTMLDNKQLNQLISMMAAFTPKQNDTLSVPEQMQHYLQQMGVGAYWRGGGVEVL; encoded by the coding sequence GTGGGCGCAGGTTCGGGTGAGGGGCAGTTGGCGCAAATTGCCGAATTGGTGCGCAAGCTGGTGCCCGGCAGCCAAGATGGAAATGGCTCGGTGCCGTTTACGTATAATAATCAGGCCAAAATCTATTGGCTGCTTAATCATCCGTCTTCTACCTTTGTTGCCGATTACAAGGCGGCTACCGGCAAGGATTTACCCACAGACTTGGCGGCCATTGGTGATGTAGAGGTACGCTACCATTTAAAAACATTGGTGGGTGAAACCGTGGATTTATTGGGCAGTAATGGCAGCGACGCCATCAGCAATTTGGCAGCGGGCACGAAGCTGGGACAAAAATACGGTGATTTACTTTATGGTGGCGGCGGTGATGATGTGCTTAATGGCGGTGGCGGTAATGATACGCTGAATGGCGGCAGCGGTGCCGATAAACTCTATGGTGGTGCCGGATTTGATACCTATATTGCCGATAAGGATGATGAAATTACCGATAGTGATGGCAATGGCGCGGTGCAGTTGGATGGTTTGATATTAACGGGCGGGGAGCAGAAAAATCCGGATGATTTGCGCCTGTATGTGAATAAAGATCATGAAACCGAATATGTATGGGATGAAACTGCGGGCACCCTTACGATTAATAATGGCTTGGTGATTAATGATTTTAAAAATGGTGATTTGGGCATTAAACTGGAGCCGATGAAAGGGCAGGATATTGCTTTTGTGGTGGATACCACCGGCAGTATGGCAGACGATATTGCCGCTGTTAAGGCGCAGGCCGGTGCTATTGTCAATATGATTTTTGATCCCGAGCGCGGTATGGTGAATTCGCGAATCGGTGTAGTAGGTTACAACGATCCCGGGGTGCATGCAGTGTTGAAATTCACTGATCAAAGCAGCATTAATGCACGAAAGGGAGCTGCATTGGCGGCGATCAACAGCCTGAGAGCCAATGGTGGCGGCGACTGGGAGGAAATGGTTTATAGCGGTTTACTGCGGGCATTGGATGGCGGTATTGGCCAATGGCGTGAAGAGGCAACGGCCCGCCGTATATTTTTGTTTGGGGATGCGCCGGGCAAGGATACGGATTTGAAAGGGAAAGTGGCACAACTGGCCGGTGCCTTGAATTTGTCGGTTCGTTCTGCTGTCAGCGATGTGCTAAGTGATAAAGTTGGGCGCATATCGTTTGAGCTATCCAATGTGGACGGTACGGCTGAAAAACCACCATTGAAAATTGAAATATTCACTATTTTGATTGGTGGTGACCAAACCACTGCTGTACAGTTTGATGAGCTGGCTCATTTAACAGGTGGGCAATCACTTCAGGCAAACGGGGCATCGGATATTGCTCAGGTTTTATTTGATGCTTTGCAAGCGGGTACTGTCGGCGATGATGTGATTAAAGGTAATGAGTACGGTAATACGTTTGATGGCGGTGCGGGTAATGATGTTATTTGGGGTATGGGCGGTGATGATCATCTAACCGGCGGAGCCGGTAATGATGTATTGTATGGCGGCAATGGAAATGACCACTATTATTTTGCCTCTGGCTTTGGCCGCGATGTGATTAATGATGAAAGTGGCGAGTATGATCGCATTGTTTTTACAGGGGGAATTCTGGCTGAACATGTGGCTGTTGGCCGTGATGGTACCGCTGTTATTTTAACGGTGGGCAGTGATGTTATTGTCATGCAGAATTTCTTTGATGCCAATGGTGCCGTGGGTGCGGGTGCCATTGAAGAGATAGTATTTGCTAACGGCAGTAAATGGCTTTGGGATGATATATTGGCTCGAGCCAGTGCAAAGCCAACCAATGGTAATGATGTTTTATATGCTATGCCGGGTGTGACTTTAAATGGTTTGAATGGCAATGATATTCTGTATGGTAGCAGTGGTGGCGATATTTTGATTGGCGGCCAAGGGCATGACCGTTTGTACGCTGGTGCTGGTGATGATGTGTTGTATGGCACGATGGGTAACAATATTTTGGTTGGCGGAGCAGGTAGTGACCGCCTATGGGGCGGGCAAGATAATGATACTTTTATATTTGCAAAAGGCCACGGACAAGATTGGGTTTACGCAGGCGGAACCTTGTTTAGCGGTTACCATGACCGCATGGTTTTGGAAGATGTGAATCTGCATGAAATCAGCTTTCGACGCGAAGGTACAGATTTGATTTTGTTTGGTTATCATGAAGGTGATCAGATTACGGTTAATGATTTTTTTGGCAGCATACACAGCAATGTAGAAACTTTTGCTTTTGCTGATCAAACGCTTTCTTCTGATCAGTTACGCCAATTACCGATGATGCAATATGGCAGCGATGAAAATAATTATCTTAAGGCTTACCAAGACAATATTGCGTTGTTTGGCTTTGCTGGTGATGATGTTTTAATTGGCCGTTGGGGTAATGAAATGCTGATAGGTGGTAAAGGGAATGATTGTCTTGAGGGCAGCTTGGGAGATGACCTTTATGTGTTTGCAAAAGGGGATGGCCAAGATCGTATTTACGATAGTGGTGGTGACGATACCCTGCGTTTGTCTGATTTAACGGTAAATGATTTGTGGTTTAGCCGTAAAGGTTTGGATTTGGAGGTATCTGTTATCGGTAGCGACGATAAAATCACCATTGAAAATCAATTTTTGTGGTTTTTTGGCCATCCAAATCAGGTTGATAACATCCGCTTGGATAATGGCACCATGTTGGATAATAAGCAATTAAATCAATTGATAAGCATGATGGCTGCATTTACCCCTAAACAAAATGATACTTTAAGCGTGCCTGAGCAAATGCAGCACTATCTTCAACAAATGGGGGTGGGTGCCTACTGGCGAGGAGGAGGGGTAGAGGTTTTATAA
- the rimP gene encoding ribosome maturation factor RimP has translation MDIQNILDKTLPGLGYELVDFELTAQGDLRVFIDKPGGITVEDCATVSNHLSRVLLVEDVDYQRLEISSPGLDRPLKKAADFERFSGSLAKIKTRLPVDGQKNFVGRINGLQDNAVVLTLEEANEVRRAKRAAVAAGKTVAIALDNIDKARIKPEFD, from the coding sequence ATGGATATTCAGAATATTCTGGACAAAACCTTGCCCGGCTTGGGCTATGAGCTAGTGGATTTCGAACTCACCGCCCAAGGCGACTTGCGTGTGTTTATCGACAAGCCCGGCGGCATCACCGTGGAAGACTGCGCCACGGTGAGCAACCATTTAAGCCGTGTGTTGTTGGTGGAAGATGTGGATTATCAGCGGCTGGAAATTTCCAGCCCCGGGCTGGACCGCCCGTTGAAAAAAGCCGCCGATTTCGAGCGTTTCAGCGGCTCGCTGGCCAAAATCAAAACCCGCTTGCCGGTGGATGGCCAGAAAAATTTTGTTGGCCGCATCAATGGCTTGCAAGACAATGCAGTGGTATTGACTTTGGAAGAAGCCAACGAAGTGCGCCGCGCCAAACGCGCGGCAGTGGCGGCGGGCAAAACCGTGGCCATTGCGCTGGACAATATCGACAAGGCGCGCATTAAGCCGGAATTTGATTGA
- the infB gene encoding translation initiation factor IF-2 has product MSNNTVEQFAAELGLSAQRLLEQLGSAGVAKQSAADALTSADKQQLLAYLQQSHGSDSSGTITLSRKKATEHSKVGGVEVETRRRRRVIAVPAEERVEAPVAPAPAAVVEAPPAAVETVAAAEPVAAPAETADAELQAAEAARRASAEAAAAEVAKLKARAAAPKTERKPEAAVTKPESAPAADTKANVAAETAKPAAPKKDKATQRAEKRKAELAALAEEAAKPIISAEEQAQREAEARRAEALRAHQEALLKEKQDRQARREAAKLQAVQDAKAAKEQKPTEQRSAKPSDKAPLAASTGNGVTAGAAAPARKKEERHQRDDAPKGKAGKGRGRSQGGDDNKWRSGKRGGKKQLKLEPNQHAFQAPTDPVVHEVLVPETITVAELAHKMAVKAVEVIKVLMKMGMMVTINQVLDQETALIVVEEMGHIGKAAAADDPEAFLVDGDEAVVEAEVLPRPPVVTVMGHVDHGKTSLLDYIRRAKVVQGEAGGITQHIGAYHVQTDRGVITFLDTPGHEAFTAMRARGAKATDIVILVVAADDGVMPQTIEAIAHAKAAGVPLVVAVNKIDKDSANPEKIRQELTAHEVVPDTWGGNVQFIDVSAKKGLNIDALLEAVLLEAEVLELQAAVSAPAKGIIVEARLDKGRGAVATLLVQSGTLKKGDMLLAGTAFGKIRAMMDENGKPIEEAGPSIPVEILGLSDVPNAGEDAMVLADEKKAREIALFRQGKYRDVRLAKQQAAKLENMFNNMGDSQAQSLSVIIKADVQGSYEALAGSLQKLSTDEVKVNVLHSGVGGITESDVNLAIASGAVIIGFNVRADGSARKLAEAEDVEIRYYNIIYDAIDDVKAAMSGMLAPEQKENIIGTVEIRQVISVSKVGNIAGCMVTDGVVKRDAHIRLIRQNVVVHTGELASLKRFKDDVKEVRMGFECGLMLKNFNDIIEGDQLEVFEVVQVARKL; this is encoded by the coding sequence ATGAGTAACAATACAGTAGAACAATTTGCCGCCGAGCTGGGCTTGTCTGCGCAACGCTTGTTGGAGCAGCTGGGCAGTGCCGGTGTGGCAAAACAATCCGCCGCCGATGCGCTGACCTCCGCCGACAAACAGCAACTTTTGGCTTATTTACAGCAATCGCACGGCTCAGACAGCAGCGGCACCATTACCTTGAGCCGCAAAAAGGCCACTGAGCACAGCAAAGTGGGCGGCGTAGAGGTGGAAACCCGCCGTCGCCGCCGCGTGATTGCGGTGCCGGCCGAAGAGCGTGTTGAAGCACCCGTTGCACCGGCGCCCGCAGCGGTGGTTGAAGCGCCGCCGGCAGCAGTTGAAACCGTGGCTGCCGCAGAGCCGGTGGCCGCACCGGCAGAAACGGCAGATGCCGAACTTCAGGCAGCCGAAGCCGCCCGCCGCGCTTCTGCCGAAGCCGCTGCGGCTGAAGTGGCGAAACTCAAAGCCCGTGCCGCCGCGCCAAAGACCGAACGCAAGCCTGAAGCAGCCGTAACAAAGCCCGAGTCCGCTCCGGCAGCCGATACCAAAGCCAATGTGGCGGCAGAAACCGCCAAACCCGCAGCCCCAAAAAAAGACAAAGCTACTCAGCGTGCCGAGAAACGCAAAGCCGAATTGGCGGCGCTGGCTGAAGAAGCGGCCAAGCCGATTATCAGTGCCGAAGAGCAGGCGCAGCGCGAAGCCGAGGCACGCCGTGCCGAAGCCTTGCGTGCACACCAAGAAGCCTTGTTGAAAGAAAAACAAGACCGCCAAGCACGCCGCGAAGCGGCCAAGCTGCAAGCGGTACAAGACGCCAAAGCAGCTAAAGAGCAAAAGCCCACAGAACAACGCAGCGCCAAACCCAGCGACAAAGCACCGCTGGCGGCCAGCACCGGCAATGGTGTGACAGCGGGTGCTGCGGCACCGGCACGCAAAAAAGAAGAGCGCCACCAGCGCGATGATGCGCCCAAAGGCAAAGCAGGCAAAGGCCGTGGCCGCAGCCAAGGCGGTGACGACAACAAATGGCGCAGCGGCAAACGCGGCGGCAAAAAACAGCTTAAGCTCGAGCCCAACCAACACGCTTTCCAAGCGCCCACCGATCCGGTGGTGCATGAAGTACTGGTACCGGAAACCATTACCGTGGCCGAATTGGCACACAAAATGGCGGTAAAAGCCGTAGAAGTGATCAAAGTGCTGATGAAAATGGGCATGATGGTCACCATCAACCAAGTATTGGATCAGGAAACCGCCTTGATTGTGGTGGAAGAAATGGGCCACATCGGCAAGGCTGCTGCGGCAGACGATCCGGAAGCCTTCTTGGTGGATGGCGATGAAGCGGTGGTGGAAGCCGAGGTGCTGCCGCGCCCGCCGGTGGTTACCGTAATGGGTCACGTAGACCACGGTAAAACCTCACTGCTGGACTACATACGCCGCGCTAAAGTGGTGCAAGGCGAGGCCGGTGGCATTACCCAGCACATTGGTGCCTACCACGTACAAACCGATCGCGGCGTGATTACCTTCTTGGATACCCCGGGGCATGAGGCGTTTACCGCCATGCGCGCCCGTGGTGCCAAGGCCACCGATATTGTGATTCTGGTGGTGGCTGCCGACGACGGCGTGATGCCGCAAACCATTGAAGCCATTGCCCACGCCAAAGCTGCCGGCGTGCCCTTGGTGGTAGCGGTGAACAAAATCGATAAAGATTCGGCCAACCCGGAAAAAATCCGCCAAGAATTGACCGCGCACGAAGTGGTGCCGGATACTTGGGGCGGCAATGTGCAGTTTATCGATGTGTCGGCCAAAAAAGGCCTCAACATCGATGCGCTGCTCGAAGCCGTATTGTTGGAAGCCGAAGTATTGGAATTGCAGGCTGCGGTAAGCGCCCCGGCCAAAGGCATTATTGTGGAAGCCCGGCTGGACAAAGGCCGCGGTGCCGTGGCCACCTTGCTGGTGCAATCGGGTACGCTGAAAAAAGGCGATATGCTGCTGGCGGGCACCGCCTTCGGTAAAATCCGCGCCATGATGGACGAAAACGGCAAGCCAATCGAAGAAGCCGGCCCCTCGATTCCGGTGGAGATTTTGGGCTTGTCTGACGTGCCCAATGCCGGTGAAGACGCCATGGTGCTGGCCGATGAGAAAAAAGCCCGCGAAATCGCCTTGTTCCGCCAAGGCAAATACCGCGACGTGCGCTTGGCCAAACAGCAGGCCGCCAAGCTGGAAAACATGTTCAACAACATGGGCGACAGCCAGGCACAAAGCTTGTCGGTCATCATCAAGGCCGATGTACAAGGCTCTTACGAAGCACTGGCCGGCAGCTTGCAAAAACTGTCTACCGACGAAGTGAAAGTGAATGTGTTGCACAGCGGCGTGGGCGGTATTACCGAGAGCGATGTCAACTTGGCGATTGCTTCCGGTGCGGTGATTATCGGCTTTAACGTGCGTGCCGATGGCTCCGCCCGCAAACTGGCCGAAGCCGAAGATGTGGAAATCCGCTACTACAACATCATCTACGATGCGATTGACGATGTGAAAGCAGCCATGAGCGGCATGTTGGCGCCGGAGCAGAAAGAAAACATCATCGGCACCGTGGAAATCCGCCAAGTAATCAGCGTATCCAAAGTGGGCAATATTGCCGGCTGTATGGTCACCGACGGTGTGGTGAAACGCGATGCCCACATCCGCTTAATCCGCCAAAACGTGGTGGTGCACACCGGCGAATTGGCTTCGCTGAAGCGCTTTAAAGACGACGTTAAAGAAGTGCGCATGGGCTTTGAATGCGGCCTAATGCTGAAAAACTTCAACGACATCATCGAAGGCGACCAACTGGAAGTGTTTGAAGTGGTGCAAGTGGCGCGTAAGCTGTAA
- a CDS encoding 5'-methylthioadenosine/adenosylhomocysteine nucleosidase, which translates to MHTPTPAPIAIIGAMQPELDLLQSRLQQAQSQRSGQIVFHTGLLAGKPVVLVLSGIGKVNAAVATALVIQQFKPACVINTGSAGGLGAGLKVGDVVLGAEAAHHDVDVTAFGYVPGQVPQQPPRFASDAVLLQTARQAAAAFAGAAIVEGLVVSGDAFIHERSKIDAIRRDFADVQAVEMEAAAIAQTCHVLATPFVIVRAISDAADEAASQSFDKFLQTAARHSAQMVENLVAAIEAA; encoded by the coding sequence ATGCATACACCCACACCAGCCCCCATTGCCATTATCGGCGCCATGCAGCCGGAATTGGATTTGCTGCAAAGCCGTTTGCAGCAGGCGCAGAGCCAGCGCAGCGGCCAGATTGTGTTTCACACCGGCCTGTTGGCAGGCAAACCGGTGGTGTTGGTGCTCAGCGGCATCGGCAAGGTAAATGCCGCCGTGGCCACGGCCTTGGTGATTCAGCAATTTAAGCCTGCTTGCGTGATTAATACTGGCAGCGCCGGCGGTTTGGGCGCGGGTTTGAAAGTGGGCGATGTGGTGCTGGGCGCCGAAGCCGCACACCACGATGTGGATGTGACTGCATTCGGCTATGTGCCCGGCCAAGTGCCGCAACAGCCGCCGCGCTTTGCCAGCGATGCGGTGCTGCTGCAAACGGCGCGGCAAGCGGCAGCGGCGTTTGCCGGTGCGGCGATTGTGGAAGGGCTGGTGGTGAGCGGGGATGCGTTTATTCACGAGCGCAGCAAAATCGACGCCATCCGCCGGGATTTTGCCGATGTGCAGGCGGTGGAGATGGAAGCGGCGGCCATTGCGCAAACCTGCCATGTATTGGCCACGCCGTTTGTGATTGTGCGCGCCATTTCCGATGCAGCCGACGAAGCCGCCAGCCAAAGCTTCGACAAATTCCTGCAAACCGCCGCCCGCCATTCGGCGCAAATGGTGGAGAATTTGGTAGCAGCGATTGAAGCTGCCTGA
- the nusA gene encoding transcription termination factor NusA, producing MSREILLLAEALASEKNVSNDVVFSALEFALASAAKKKADREHMDVRVAIDRHTGEYHSFRRWLIVADEDYTYPDTQKTIEEIQEEIPDTELQIGEYHEEPIENVEFGRIGAQTAKQVILQRIRDAEREQILSDFLQRKDSLVLGTVKRVERHGAIIEIGRLEALLPRDQMLPRENFRNGDRVRALFLRVEQIGNRNQVLLTRTSREFLVKLFELEVPEIEDGLLEIKEAARDPGMRAKIAVKSNDGRIDPQGTCIGVRGSRVNAVTNELAGERIDVVLWSPETAQFVINALSPADVTRILIDEDNHSVDVIVAEDQLALAIGRGGQNVRLAAELTGWQLNIMTVEEAQERHEAEDKALRDLFQTHLGVDEDVADVLVQEGFATLEEVAYVPVQEMLEIDGFDEDMVNALRNRARDAILTLAIASEEKLENVDEDMKTLDGIDQEMLRDLAQAGITTRDDLAELSLDELVEITGVDEETAKKVVLAARAHWFEEEA from the coding sequence ATGAGCCGTGAAATTTTGTTGTTGGCCGAGGCATTGGCCAGTGAAAAGAATGTCAGTAACGATGTGGTGTTTAGCGCCCTAGAGTTTGCCTTGGCCAGCGCGGCCAAGAAAAAGGCCGACCGCGAGCACATGGATGTACGTGTAGCCATTGATCGCCACACCGGCGAATACCACAGCTTTCGCCGCTGGTTGATTGTGGCTGACGAAGACTACACCTACCCCGATACGCAGAAAACCATCGAAGAAATCCAAGAAGAAATTCCGGACACCGAATTGCAAATCGGCGAATACCACGAAGAGCCAATTGAAAACGTGGAATTCGGCCGCATCGGCGCGCAAACCGCCAAGCAAGTGATTTTGCAGCGCATCCGCGATGCCGAGCGTGAGCAGATTTTGAGCGACTTTTTGCAACGCAAAGACAGCTTGGTGCTGGGCACGGTAAAGCGGGTGGAGCGCCATGGTGCGATTATCGAAATCGGCCGCCTCGAAGCCTTGCTGCCGCGCGACCAAATGCTGCCGCGTGAAAACTTCCGTAACGGCGACCGCGTGCGCGCGCTGTTTTTGCGCGTAGAGCAAATCGGCAACCGCAACCAAGTGCTGCTCACCCGCACCTCGCGCGAATTTTTGGTGAAATTGTTTGAGCTGGAAGTGCCGGAAATCGAAGACGGTCTGCTGGAAATCAAAGAAGCCGCCCGTGATCCGGGTATGCGCGCCAAAATTGCGGTGAAATCCAACGATGGCCGTATCGACCCGCAAGGCACCTGCATTGGCGTGCGCGGTTCGCGCGTGAACGCGGTGACCAACGAATTGGCGGGCGAGCGCATCGATGTGGTGCTGTGGTCGCCGGAAACCGCCCAATTTGTCATCAACGCCTTAAGCCCGGCCGATGTTACCCGCATTTTGATTGACGAAGACAACCACTCGGTAGACGTGATTGTGGCTGAAGACCAATTGGCGCTGGCCATTGGCCGCGGCGGCCAAAACGTGCGCTTGGCTGCCGAGCTTACCGGCTGGCAATTGAACATCATGACCGTAGAAGAGGCGCAAGAGCGCCACGAAGCCGAAGACAAAGCCCTGCGCGATTTGTTCCAAACCCATTTGGGCGTAGACGAAGACGTGGCCGATGTGCTGGTGCAGGAAGGCTTTGCCACCTTGGAAGAAGTGGCTTATGTGCCGGTGCAGGAAATGCTGGAAATCGACGGCTTTGATGAAGATATGGTGAACGCCCTGCGCAACCGCGCCCGCGATGCCATCCTCACCTTGGCGATTGCCTCGGAAGAGAAGCTGGAAAATGTAGACGAAGACATGAAAACGCTGGACGGTATTGATCAGGAAATGCTGCGTGATTTGGCGCAAGCCGGCATCACCACGCGCGATGATCTGGCCGAATTGTCGCTAGACGAGTTGGTGGAAATCACCGGTGTAGACGAAGAAACGGCCAAAAAAGTGGTATTGGCCGCCCGCGCACACTGGTTTGAAGAAGAAGCATAA
- a CDS encoding IS5 family transposase (programmed frameshift) translates to MLPILRDLGIYSKPNLRRILEGILYRIRTGIPWRDLPEYFGKYHTVYTAYNRWSEKGIFTAILKQLSQESDFEWVAIDGSYIRAHQHCAAASALSAQEDHAIGMSRGGRTSKIHLAVDAAGNPVEVIVTAGNIHDVTVAPELLDNINLAETELVNADKGYDSDRPREQIEQSGAKANIPYKSNREEKNKDMDWYLYKIRHLVENAFCRLKHFRAIASRYDKLKRNFHSTVLLGCIVMWLPL, encoded by the exons CTGTTACCTATTCTGCGTGATTTGGGTATTTATAGCAAACCCAATTTGCGCAGAATTCTTGAAGGCATACTTTACAGAATAAGAACCGGCATACCGTGGCGGGATTTGCCCGAGTATTTCGGCAAGTATCATACTGTTTATACCGCTTATAACCGTTGGTCAGAAAAAGGCATTTTTACTGCAATCTTGAAACAGCTCAGCCAAGAGAGTGACT TTGAGTGGGTAGCCATAGACGGCAGTTATATCCGTGCTCACCAACACTGCGCCGCAGCCTCAGCGCTCAGTGCGCAAGAGGATCACGCAATCGGTATGAGCCGAGGCGGCAGAACCAGCAAGATTCATCTGGCTGTAGATGCTGCAGGCAATCCGGTTGAGGTTATCGTTACTGCGGGCAATATCCATGATGTCACCGTTGCACCGGAGCTGCTTGACAACATCAACCTTGCCGAAACTGAGTTGGTTAATGCGGACAAAGGTTACGATTCAGACCGGCCCAGGGAGCAAATAGAGCAAAGCGGTGCGAAAGCCAATATTCCCTATAAAAGCAATAGGGAAGAGAAAAATAAAGACATGGACTGGTATTTATATAAAATCAGGCATTTGGTAGAGAATGCCTTTTGCCGTTTGAAACATTTCCGAGCGATTGCCAGCCGTTACGATAAGCTGAAACGCAACTTCCACAGTACGGTTTTATTGGGGTGCATTGTGATGTGGTTACCTTTATGA
- a CDS encoding SulP family inorganic anion transporter, with the protein MKFTTRFNPKLYELMSGYNRERLIKDVGAGLTVSVVALPLAMAFAIASGLKPEAGLFTAIIAGFLISLFSGSRVQIGGPAGAFIVIVYGIVAQYGVGGLLLATFMSGVMLWLMGFLRMGVLIKFIPVAVIIGFTNGIAVLIGLSQIKDFLGLRIEGKVPAEFFALMQTLWQALPTWNGAALAVALLSLGIIVGWQQTMKRKITLPEETGMLPRVSGSLALIPGSIVALVVATLLVALLGLNVETIGSRFGGIPQGLPEFTVPDYSWAMVKGLFLPAMTLAVLGAIESLLCARVADSMIRDKHDSNQELLAQGFANMVMPFFGGMPATGTIARTVTNIKNGGSSPVAGMVHALALLMVVLVAAPLAQYIPLPALSAILMFVAWNMGEWREFARLRTFRLPYRLILLSVFVLTVVVDLTVAVEVGIFFACFIFIYRISSLSTAEKTQLPANTHQDGVATYKLTGAIFFGAVKLIDDMLANVPEKALVLDFSSVIYVDSSGEESLEELLEIYQEKGVPILVYGLRQQPTDLLTRTQWLQRLGANNVFADVHGVQKRLDVL; encoded by the coding sequence ATGAAATTCACCACCCGTTTTAATCCCAAATTATACGAATTGATGTCTGGCTATAACCGTGAGCGTTTGATTAAAGACGTGGGCGCGGGCTTGACCGTGAGCGTGGTGGCGCTGCCGCTGGCGATGGCGTTTGCGATTGCCAGCGGCTTAAAGCCGGAAGCAGGCTTGTTTACCGCCATTATTGCCGGTTTTCTGATTTCGCTGTTCAGCGGCTCGCGTGTGCAAATCGGCGGCCCGGCCGGGGCGTTTATTGTGATTGTGTACGGCATTGTGGCGCAATACGGCGTGGGCGGGCTGCTGTTGGCTACTTTTATGTCGGGCGTGATGCTGTGGCTGATGGGCTTTTTGCGCATGGGGGTGTTGATTAAATTTATCCCGGTGGCGGTGATTATCGGCTTTACCAATGGCATTGCAGTGCTGATTGGCTTGTCGCAAATCAAAGATTTTCTGGGGCTGCGTATCGAAGGCAAGGTGCCGGCGGAATTTTTTGCATTGATGCAAACGCTGTGGCAGGCGCTGCCCACCTGGAACGGCGCGGCGCTGGCGGTGGCGTTGTTGTCGCTGGGGATTATTGTGGGCTGGCAGCAAACCATGAAGCGCAAAATAACGCTGCCTGAAGAAACCGGCATGCTGCCGCGTGTATCCGGTTCGCTGGCGCTGATTCCCGGCTCGATTGTGGCATTGGTGGTGGCCACGTTGTTGGTGGCGCTGCTTGGGCTGAATGTGGAAACCATCGGCAGCCGTTTTGGCGGCATACCGCAAGGGCTGCCTGAATTTACCGTGCCCGATTACAGTTGGGCGATGGTGAAAGGGCTGTTTTTACCGGCGATGACGCTGGCGGTGCTGGGGGCGATTGAGTCGCTGCTGTGCGCGCGGGTGGCCGACAGCATGATACGCGACAAACACGACTCCAATCAGGAGCTGCTGGCGCAAGGCTTTGCCAATATGGTGATGCCGTTTTTCGGCGGCATGCCCGCCACTGGCACCATTGCCCGCACCGTCACCAACATCAAAAACGGCGGCAGCAGCCCGGTGGCGGGCATGGTGCATGCGCTGGCCTTGCTGATGGTGGTGCTGGTGGCAGCACCTTTGGCGCAATATATCCCGCTGCCCGCACTCAGTGCTATTTTGATGTTTGTGGCGTGGAATATGGGCGAATGGCGCGAATTTGCCCGCTTGCGCACGTTTAGGCTGCCTTACCGGCTGATTTTATTGTCGGTGTTTGTGCTCACCGTGGTGGTGGATTTAACCGTGGCGGTGGAAGTGGGGATTTTCTTTGCCTGCTTTATCTTTATCTACCGCATTTCCAGCCTTTCAACCGCCGAGAAAACCCAGTTGCCCGCCAACACCCACCAAGACGGCGTGGCCACTTATAAACTTACCGGCGCCATCTTTTTCGGTGCGGTAAAATTAATCGACGATATGCTGGCCAACGTGCCGGAAAAAGCGCTGGTGTTGGATTTCTCCAGTGTGATTTATGTCGACTCTTCCGGTGAGGAATCGCTGGAAGAATTGCTGGAAATTTATCAGGAAAAAGGCGTGCCCATCTTGGTGTACGGCTTGCGCCAGCAACCCACCGACTTGCTCACTCGCACCCAGTGGCTGCAACGGCTGGGCGCCAATAATGTGTTTGCCGATGTACACGGCGTACAAAAACGGCTGGACGTATTGTGA